A genomic window from Agrobacterium larrymoorei includes:
- the nudC gene encoding NAD(+) diphosphatase, with amino-acid sequence MTSHRIFDTTSPHPEPSALTAFAQNDLDRLAENRNETCVADALKVEGTHLLAFAGNKLILKHDDQVLDPLFAAYELAELDPDFDQAILLGYRDNGEPRVAVPVKIAEEALASHYKAADARTLYRDQLVGEELLGEVAQAVSLVNWNADNKFCGRCGDQMELRIGGYKRICSGCGHTIFPRTDPVVIMLTVDLERDLCLLGRGAHFPPGMYSCLAGFVEPGETIENAVRRETREESAIQVGRVRYHASQPWPMPHTLMIGCFAEALSFDISRDDAELEDCRWFTREEVAELLQMTGANGQLPPPKGAIAHRLMRDWIEWDGAA; translated from the coding sequence ATGACTTCACATCGCATTTTCGATACGACCTCGCCACATCCCGAACCCTCCGCCCTGACGGCCTTTGCGCAGAACGATCTTGATCGCCTTGCCGAAAATCGCAACGAGACCTGCGTGGCCGATGCCTTGAAGGTTGAAGGCACCCATCTTCTGGCCTTTGCCGGCAACAAGCTCATCCTCAAGCATGACGATCAGGTTCTCGATCCTCTGTTTGCGGCTTACGAACTGGCAGAGCTCGATCCCGATTTCGATCAGGCCATTCTGCTGGGCTATAGGGACAATGGCGAACCGCGCGTTGCCGTGCCGGTCAAAATTGCCGAAGAGGCCCTTGCCAGCCACTACAAGGCGGCCGATGCGCGCACCCTTTACCGCGACCAGTTGGTCGGCGAGGAACTGCTGGGCGAAGTCGCGCAGGCGGTGAGCCTGGTAAACTGGAATGCAGACAACAAATTCTGCGGTCGCTGCGGCGATCAGATGGAGCTTCGGATCGGTGGCTACAAGCGCATCTGTTCCGGCTGCGGCCATACGATCTTTCCGCGCACCGATCCCGTCGTCATCATGCTGACCGTCGATCTGGAGCGGGACCTGTGCCTTCTCGGCCGCGGAGCGCATTTTCCGCCGGGCATGTATTCCTGCCTTGCGGGCTTCGTGGAGCCGGGCGAGACGATCGAAAACGCCGTGCGTCGCGAGACGCGGGAAGAATCCGCCATTCAGGTCGGACGCGTTCGCTACCATGCCTCGCAGCCGTGGCCGATGCCGCACACGCTGATGATCGGCTGTTTCGCCGAAGCCCTGTCCTTCGACATCAGTCGTGACGACGCGGAACTCGAAGATTGCCGCTGGTTTACCCGTGAGGAAGTGGCGGAACTTCTGCAGATGACGGGAGCCAATGGCCAGCTGCCGCCGCCCAAAGGCGCGATCGCCCATCGGCTGATGCGCGACTGGATCGAGTGGGACGGTGCGGCTTAA
- a CDS encoding efflux RND transporter permease subunit → MIARFCINRPVATILLAIGLTLAGFAGYRLLPVAALPKVDFPTINVSASLSGASPETMATSVTTPLVKQFETIPGISEISATNTLGNTSIVIQFDLNRDIDAAAADVQAAISRAQRQLPSNMTTTPSYRKTNPADAPVLLLAVNSKEMPASKVDDIAENVISPLLSTISGVAQVSIYGAKTYAVRVGLEPSLLQARNIGVDTVTTAIAQANNQVPVGALQNHSQRLTIDADTQRTNADEFKSLVIATANGAPIHLGDVANVQDGVDNPDAGSWFDGEPAIILAVQRQSDANTVDVVKAIQDKLPALREQLPPSINIHVMNDTSVAIKDAVSDVQFTLFLTIALVVLVIYLFTGHLTATIIPGLAVPLSLIAAFGAMYVLGYSIDNISLLGLTLSVGLVVDDAIVMLENILRLHEEGLPMREAALKGAAEVSSTILSMSISLVAVFIPILLMGGVVGRLFNEFGMVVTLAIMASVLVSLTVTPMLASRLSSHSSKPPAIIRWFNAGFDRTLGVYDRSVGWCLRHRGIVLLCFLGSVAASGVLFWTLPSSFFPQEDIGQLSVSTRAREDISYTAMSDLQNQVAAAIRANPAVLHVTSIVGGSSRSPLNNGSMFVQLKPKESREPLSQTLAELTKATAKIPGIRTYITPQQSLRFGGRSSASQYQLVVQGLSADATSTWSGKLMDEMRKDSTFTSVTSDAQNGAIAATIVVDPEKAAAYGITNDQLRKTLEMSFGGYDAAQIQSTGNSYNVIVEFDRSKPWTDDFLRDINILSTKTNTLVPLSNFATVERKPAPVTINQTGQLVSTTISFNLPDGVSLSQAMQRIDQIKTQIDLPADVFTTYGGTAAIFQQSQGNTGLLILAAVLTIYVVLGVLYESFIHPLTILSGLPAAAFGALLALEIMGMDFSIIALIGLLMLIGIVKKNAIMMIDVAVDNMRSKGEPAAVAIHEACVRRFRPIMMTTFCALLGALPIALGSGASSELRQPLGIAVVGGLLVSQVLTLFITPVIFVEMERAGKGLGRLFSRRHTVAHEANTETSGTPNKAAA, encoded by the coding sequence GTGATCGCGCGCTTTTGCATCAATCGGCCCGTCGCTACCATTCTTCTTGCGATCGGGCTGACGCTCGCTGGCTTTGCCGGCTACAGACTATTGCCCGTCGCCGCTTTGCCGAAGGTCGATTTCCCCACGATCAACGTCTCGGCCTCGCTCTCCGGCGCCTCGCCGGAGACCATGGCGACCTCGGTCACGACGCCGCTCGTCAAGCAGTTCGAGACCATCCCGGGCATCAGTGAAATCAGCGCCACCAACACGCTCGGAAATACCTCCATCGTCATCCAGTTCGATTTGAACCGGGATATCGATGCGGCGGCAGCGGACGTGCAGGCGGCCATTTCGCGCGCGCAGCGGCAATTGCCGAGCAACATGACGACGACGCCGAGCTATCGCAAAACCAACCCGGCAGACGCGCCTGTCCTGCTGCTTGCCGTCAACAGCAAGGAGATGCCGGCAAGCAAGGTGGACGATATTGCGGAAAACGTGATTTCGCCGCTGCTCTCCACCATTTCTGGCGTTGCACAGGTCAGCATCTACGGTGCCAAGACCTATGCGGTGCGCGTGGGCCTCGAGCCTTCATTGCTGCAAGCTCGCAATATCGGTGTCGATACGGTGACGACCGCGATCGCCCAGGCCAATAATCAGGTGCCAGTCGGCGCCTTGCAAAACCATAGCCAGCGCCTGACGATCGATGCTGATACGCAAAGAACCAATGCGGATGAGTTCAAGTCGCTCGTCATCGCGACCGCAAACGGCGCGCCGATCCATTTGGGGGATGTCGCCAATGTGCAGGATGGCGTGGACAATCCGGATGCGGGCAGTTGGTTCGATGGCGAACCGGCCATCATTCTCGCCGTCCAGCGCCAGTCGGATGCCAACACTGTCGATGTGGTGAAAGCCATCCAGGACAAGCTGCCGGCGCTTCGCGAGCAATTGCCACCCTCGATCAACATCCATGTCATGAACGACACGTCCGTTGCGATCAAGGATGCGGTGTCGGACGTTCAGTTCACATTGTTCCTGACGATCGCGCTCGTTGTTCTGGTCATCTATCTCTTTACCGGACACCTGACTGCCACGATCATTCCGGGCCTCGCCGTTCCGTTGTCATTGATCGCTGCTTTCGGCGCCATGTATGTGCTCGGCTACAGTATCGACAACATCTCGCTTTTGGGGCTGACGCTGTCGGTCGGTCTGGTGGTGGATGATGCGATCGTCATGCTGGAGAATATTCTCCGCCTGCATGAAGAGGGCCTTCCCATGCGCGAGGCGGCGCTCAAAGGTGCGGCCGAAGTGAGCTCCACCATTCTGTCGATGTCGATTTCGCTTGTTGCGGTCTTCATCCCCATTCTCCTGATGGGTGGCGTGGTCGGTCGTCTGTTCAACGAATTCGGCATGGTGGTGACGCTTGCGATCATGGCCTCGGTACTGGTGTCGCTGACGGTCACGCCAATGCTTGCCTCGCGCCTGTCGTCGCATTCGTCGAAGCCGCCTGCGATTATCCGCTGGTTCAATGCCGGTTTTGATCGCACGCTTGGCGTCTACGACCGCTCTGTCGGTTGGTGTCTGCGCCATCGCGGCATCGTTCTTCTATGCTTTTTGGGCTCTGTCGCCGCATCCGGCGTGCTGTTCTGGACCCTGCCGTCCAGTTTCTTCCCGCAGGAAGACATTGGCCAGCTGTCGGTCTCGACCCGCGCACGTGAGGATATTTCCTACACCGCCATGAGTGACCTGCAAAACCAGGTGGCGGCGGCAATCCGAGCCAATCCGGCGGTGCTGCATGTCACCTCCATCGTCGGCGGCAGTTCGCGCAGCCCGCTCAACAACGGCTCCATGTTCGTACAGTTGAAGCCGAAAGAAAGCAGAGAGCCGCTATCGCAAACGCTGGCGGAACTCACCAAGGCGACCGCAAAGATTCCGGGCATCAGAACCTACATCACGCCGCAGCAGAGCCTACGCTTTGGCGGCCGTAGCTCCGCATCGCAATATCAGCTCGTCGTACAGGGCTTAAGCGCCGATGCCACCAGCACCTGGTCGGGCAAGCTGATGGACGAGATGCGCAAGGATTCGACATTCACATCCGTGACCTCCGATGCGCAGAACGGTGCGATTGCGGCGACCATCGTGGTCGATCCGGAAAAGGCCGCAGCCTATGGCATCACCAATGATCAGCTGCGCAAGACGCTGGAAATGTCTTTCGGCGGCTATGATGCGGCACAGATCCAATCGACCGGGAACAGCTACAATGTCATTGTGGAGTTCGATCGCTCCAAGCCGTGGACGGACGACTTCCTCCGCGACATCAATATTCTCTCCACCAAGACCAATACGCTGGTGCCGCTCTCCAACTTCGCTACGGTGGAGCGCAAGCCGGCACCCGTGACCATCAACCAGACTGGGCAGCTCGTCTCTACGACCATCTCCTTCAATCTGCCCGACGGCGTTTCGCTGAGTCAGGCGATGCAGCGGATCGATCAGATCAAGACTCAGATCGATCTGCCTGCAGACGTCTTCACCACCTATGGCGGCACGGCGGCGATCTTCCAGCAGTCGCAGGGCAATACCGGACTGCTGATCTTGGCGGCGGTTCTGACCATTTATGTGGTGCTGGGCGTTCTCTATGAGAGCTTCATCCACCCGCTCACCATTCTGTCGGGCCTGCCGGCCGCCGCTTTTGGCGCGCTTCTGGCGCTGGAGATCATGGGCATGGATTTCTCCATCATCGCCCTGATCGGGCTGCTGATGCTGATTGGTATCGTCAAGAAGAACGCGATCATGATGATCGACGTTGCGGTCGACAATATGCGCAGCAAGGGAGAGCCGGCTGCGGTTGCCATTCACGAGGCCTGCGTGCGCCGTTTCCGTCCGATCATGATGACGACCTTCTGTGCGCTTCTGGGTGCGCTGCCGATCGCGCTCGGCTCCGGCGCGAGCTCCGAGCTTCGCCAGCCGCTCGGCATCGCTGTGGTTGGCGGGCTGCTCGTGTCGCAAGTGCTGACCCTTTTCATCACGCCGGTGATTTTCGTCGAGATGGAACGGGCCGGCAAAGGTCTTGGCAGGCTGTTCTCAAGGCGTCACACAGTGGCGCATGAGGCCAACACAGAAACGTCCGGAACGCCCAACAAGGCGGCGGCGTGA
- a CDS encoding YbaB/EbfC family nucleoid-associated protein → MRDIMGMMGKVKEMQAKMEKVQEEIAALEVHGASGGGLVTVTLNGKGEMRGLKIDPSLFKEDEVEILEDLIVAAHKDAKEKGEAQAQEKMAGLTAGLPIPPGMKFPF, encoded by the coding sequence ATGCGTGACATTATGGGCATGATGGGCAAGGTCAAGGAAATGCAGGCCAAGATGGAGAAGGTGCAGGAAGAAATTGCCGCACTCGAAGTCCATGGTGCCTCCGGCGGTGGTCTCGTCACCGTGACCCTCAATGGCAAGGGCGAAATGCGCGGCTTGAAGATCGATCCATCGCTCTTCAAGGAAGACGAGGTCGAAATCCTCGAAGATCTGATCGTCGCGGCCCATAAGGATGCCAAGGAAAAGGGCGAAGCCCAGGCGCAGGAAAAGATGGCTGGGCTGACCGCAGGTTTGCCGATCCCGCCCGGCATGAAGTTCCCGTTCTAA
- a CDS encoding HIT domain-containing protein, whose product MGPFHLDDRLARDSVLITTLGLCQLRLQNDCRWPWVVLVPQRNDVSELFDLTPLDQAVLTFETNLVASALKELTGAVKINVGALGNIVRQLHVHIIARNEGDPCWPGPIWGQGTPLPYAEHDKQDFIKKLAGAL is encoded by the coding sequence TTGGGCCCATTCCACCTGGACGACAGACTGGCGCGCGACAGCGTCTTGATTACCACGCTTGGCCTTTGCCAGTTGCGGCTGCAGAACGATTGCCGCTGGCCTTGGGTGGTGCTGGTGCCACAACGCAATGATGTCAGCGAGTTGTTCGACCTGACGCCGCTCGATCAGGCCGTGCTGACCTTCGAGACCAACCTCGTGGCTTCGGCGCTGAAAGAGTTGACGGGTGCTGTGAAAATCAATGTCGGCGCGCTTGGCAATATCGTCCGCCAACTCCACGTGCATATCATCGCCCGAAACGAGGGCGACCCTTGCTGGCCTGGGCCGATCTGGGGACAGGGAACCCCACTCCCTTATGCGGAACACGATAAGCAGGATTTCATAAAGAAACTGGCTGGCGCACTCTGA
- a CDS encoding MOSC domain-containing protein: MKVQAICRAEAQSLPGKTSKTGIFKHALTGPVMVDALGIVGDAVCNRKHHGGPDQAIYVMGSGDLDFWSKDRGRVIEPGFFGENLVIEGIDSATLCVGDRLALQQVTLEVTAARIPCSTLTARVGDPHFAKRFRDAGHPGFYCRVLRSGMMEAGESVTFTPYDGTKLPIPVVLQRFRPNRLTQEERAAFLDTPLASRFREMIA, translated from the coding sequence ATGAAAGTTCAGGCAATCTGTCGCGCCGAGGCACAATCGCTTCCCGGCAAGACGTCCAAGACCGGCATCTTCAAACACGCCCTGACAGGACCTGTGATGGTGGACGCGCTCGGCATCGTTGGCGACGCGGTGTGTAATCGCAAGCACCACGGCGGGCCGGACCAGGCGATCTATGTCATGGGCTCGGGCGATCTTGATTTCTGGTCGAAAGACCGCGGCCGAGTAATCGAACCCGGATTTTTTGGCGAGAACCTCGTGATCGAAGGCATCGATAGCGCGACACTTTGCGTTGGAGATCGGCTCGCGCTTCAACAGGTGACGCTGGAAGTCACGGCTGCACGCATTCCCTGTTCCACACTGACAGCCCGGGTCGGCGATCCGCATTTTGCCAAGCGCTTTCGCGATGCCGGCCATCCCGGATTTTACTGCCGCGTGCTCCGGTCTGGCATGATGGAAGCCGGAGAGAGCGTGACCTTCACACCCTATGACGGGACGAAACTTCCGATCCCGGTCGTCCTGCAGCGTTTTCGTCCCAACCGCCTAACGCAGGAAGAGCGCGCCGCATTTCTCGACACGCCCCTTGCCAGCCGCTTTCGCGAGATGATCGCCTAA
- a CDS encoding c-type cytochrome has product MNSRVNMAVGALLGTIFVLMTVSIASDGIFHSAAPEKEGYTIVAETSGGGEAAGGAAEAPATPIAKLLATADAAKGETVFKKCTSCHTGDKGGPNKVGPNLYGVVNRPIASHEGFSYSAGMKDFSKGGSEKWDYDHLSYFIEAPKKHVPGTAMGFAGIKKETERADLIAYLRTLSDSPAPLPDPNAPAAPMPTN; this is encoded by the coding sequence ATGAATTCACGGGTTAACATGGCGGTCGGTGCCCTTCTTGGCACGATCTTCGTCCTTATGACGGTATCGATAGCGTCGGACGGGATTTTTCATTCCGCTGCCCCGGAAAAGGAAGGCTATACGATCGTTGCGGAGACATCGGGTGGAGGCGAGGCCGCGGGAGGAGCAGCCGAGGCACCAGCAACGCCGATTGCCAAGCTTCTTGCAACCGCCGATGCCGCCAAGGGCGAAACCGTGTTCAAGAAATGTACGAGCTGTCACACCGGGGACAAGGGCGGCCCCAATAAAGTCGGCCCTAACCTCTACGGCGTCGTCAACCGCCCGATCGCGAGCCACGAAGGCTTCAGCTATTCCGCGGGCATGAAGGACTTCTCCAAGGGTGGCTCGGAGAAATGGGATTACGATCACCTCAGCTACTTTATCGAAGCCCCGAAGAAGCATGTTCCAGGCACCGCAATGGGCTTTGCCGGTATCAAGAAGGAAACCGAGCGCGCCGATCTGATCGCCTATCTGCGCACGCTTTCCGACAGCCCGGCACCGCTGCCGGATCCGAACGCACCGGCAGCACCGATGCCCACGAACTGA
- a CDS encoding 3-deoxy-manno-octulosonate cytidylyltransferase produces the protein MNNRNFEKAIVLIPARMASTRLPGKPLADINGKPMIVQVALRAREAGAERIVVAVDDERVFDAVKSAGFDVIMTRHDHQSGSDRIYEALQKADPEGRAEFVINVQGDLPTIEPETIRASLLPMDNPKVDIATLTVPITDEDEKTNPSIVKIVGSPLSQTRLRALYFTRATAPYGNGPLYHHIGLYTYRRAALEKFVSLKPSVLELRESLEQLRALEACMRIDAEIVRSVPLGVDTPPQLETARKILANRQN, from the coding sequence ATGAATAATCGAAATTTCGAAAAAGCCATCGTGCTTATTCCTGCACGAATGGCCTCGACCCGCCTTCCGGGCAAGCCTTTGGCCGATATTAACGGCAAGCCGATGATCGTTCAGGTTGCCTTGCGCGCCCGCGAAGCAGGCGCCGAACGCATCGTTGTCGCGGTGGATGACGAGCGCGTTTTCGACGCGGTCAAATCAGCCGGTTTCGATGTGATCATGACCCGTCACGATCACCAGTCCGGCTCCGACCGCATCTATGAAGCTTTGCAAAAGGCCGATCCGGAAGGCCGCGCCGAATTCGTCATCAATGTGCAGGGTGATCTTCCGACCATCGAGCCGGAAACGATTCGCGCCTCGCTTCTGCCGATGGACAATCCGAAGGTCGATATCGCCACCTTGACCGTGCCGATTACCGACGAGGACGAAAAGACCAATCCGAGCATCGTCAAGATCGTCGGCAGCCCGCTTTCGCAAACCCGCCTTCGTGCGCTCTATTTCACGAGAGCAACGGCGCCTTATGGCAACGGTCCGCTTTACCATCACATCGGGCTTTACACCTATCGGCGTGCGGCGCTGGAGAAATTCGTATCGCTGAAGCCATCCGTGCTTGAGCTGCGAGAAAGCCTCGAACAGCTGCGCGCGCTGGAAGCGTGCATGCGCATCGATGCCGAGATCGTGCGCTCCGTTCCGCTCGGGGTCGATACGCCGCCACAGCTTGAGACGGCCCGCAAAATCCTTGCCAACAGACAGAATTGA
- a CDS encoding prephenate dehydratase encodes MTSSNRIAFQGDYGANSDMACRDVFPEMDPLPCPTFEDAFNALENGDADLAMIPIENTLAGRVADIHHLLPESRLHIIGEYFMPIRFQLMVLPGVQKDEIKTVHSHIHALGQCRKIIRSNGWKAVVAGDTAGAAKLVSEKGDRSMAALAPRLASSLYGLDILAENVEDSENNVTRFVVLSRDEQWVKRTSEQDVIVTTFVFNVRNIPAALYKAMGGFATNGINMTKLESYQIGGKFVATQFYADIEGHPEDEPVRHALEELKFFSEKVRILGVYKGHAMRGNFNTV; translated from the coding sequence ATGACCAGCAGCAATCGCATTGCCTTCCAGGGCGACTACGGCGCAAATTCCGACATGGCCTGTCGCGATGTCTTTCCAGAGATGGACCCGCTGCCGTGCCCGACCTTTGAAGATGCGTTCAACGCGCTGGAAAATGGCGACGCCGATCTGGCGATGATCCCGATCGAAAACACGCTGGCCGGACGCGTGGCGGATATCCATCACCTGCTTCCGGAATCGCGCCTGCACATCATCGGCGAATATTTCATGCCGATCCGCTTCCAGCTGATGGTGCTGCCCGGTGTGCAGAAGGATGAGATTAAGACGGTCCACAGCCATATCCACGCGCTCGGCCAGTGCCGCAAGATCATTCGTTCCAACGGCTGGAAGGCGGTTGTTGCAGGCGATACCGCCGGCGCTGCAAAGCTGGTGTCGGAAAAGGGCGATCGCAGCATGGCAGCCCTTGCCCCCCGTTTGGCCTCGTCGCTTTACGGACTGGATATCCTGGCTGAGAATGTCGAGGACTCCGAAAACAACGTCACCCGCTTCGTCGTGCTTTCCCGTGATGAGCAGTGGGTCAAGCGGACGTCCGAGCAGGACGTGATCGTCACCACTTTCGTCTTCAACGTCCGCAATATTCCGGCAGCGCTCTACAAGGCCATGGGAGGCTTTGCCACCAACGGCATCAACATGACGAAGCTCGAAAGCTACCAGATCGGCGGCAAGTTCGTTGCGACGCAGTTTTACGCCGATATCGAGGGCCATCCTGAGGACGAGCCGGTCCGGCATGCGCTGGAAGAGCTGAAATTCTTCTCTGAGAAGGTCCGCATTCTCGGTGTCTATAAGGGCCACGCCATGCGCGGCAATTTCAACACCGTCTAA
- the recR gene encoding recombination mediator RecR → MAKRVTGPEIEKLIQLLAKVPGLGPRSARRAALHLIKKKEQLLGPLGHAMGEAYDKVKICSCCGNVDTIDPCTVCSDVQRDQSVIIVVEDVSDLWALERAGAMNTAYHVLGGTLSPLDGVGPEDLNIKGLIDRVSVGGIRELIIAVNATVEGQATAHYITDRLTNLGVKITRLAHGVPVGGELDYLDEGTLTAALRARTAI, encoded by the coding sequence ATGGCAAAACGAGTCACCGGTCCCGAAATCGAAAAACTGATCCAGCTTCTGGCAAAGGTGCCGGGGCTTGGTCCCCGCTCTGCGCGCCGCGCGGCACTGCACCTTATCAAGAAGAAGGAGCAACTGCTCGGTCCGCTCGGGCATGCCATGGGCGAAGCCTATGACAAGGTCAAGATCTGCTCCTGCTGCGGCAATGTCGATACGATCGATCCCTGCACCGTCTGCTCCGATGTGCAGCGCGACCAGTCCGTCATCATCGTGGTCGAAGATGTGTCAGATCTTTGGGCGCTGGAGCGGGCAGGGGCGATGAACACGGCCTATCACGTGCTGGGCGGCACGCTCTCGCCTCTGGATGGCGTTGGCCCAGAGGATTTGAACATCAAGGGCCTGATCGACCGGGTGAGTGTCGGTGGTATTCGCGAGTTGATCATCGCCGTCAATGCCACCGTAGAAGGCCAAGCGACGGCCCACTACATCACCGACCGGCTGACCAACCTCGGCGTCAAGATCACCCGCCTTGCCCACGGCGTGCCGGTGGGTGGCGAGCTTGATTACCTCGACGAAGGCACGCTGACCGCAGCGCTGCGCGCCCGCACGGCGATTTAA
- a CDS encoding DNA polymerase III subunit gamma/tau — translation MSDTGTNMPQTNEQGTGYRVLARKYRPKDFSDLMVGQEPMVRTLTNAFETGRIAQAYMLTGVRGVGKTTTARILARALNYKTPEIDKPTIDLRIPGEHCQAIMEGRHVDVIEMDAASHTGIDDIREIIEQVRYRPVSARYKVYIIDEVHMLSTQAFNGLLKTLEEPPEHVKFIFATTEIRKVPITVLSRCQRFDLRRISAADLVGLFTAIASKEGFEADPQALSMIARAAEGSARDGLSLLDQAIAHGSGRVEADAVRGMLGLADRARIVDLFQHIIKGDVAAALSEFNAQYEAGANPVVVLNDLADFTHLVTRMKYVPDAAEDPSLSEVERLRGTEFADSVAVSTLSRIWQMLLKGIPETENASRPAGAAEMVLIRLSHAANLPAPEDAARRLEELSNGAGAVPNGGPAGGGGNANGNGGGARAYGSTQAVASAQTSPQMQSAPQPTAMLRAVPDSRPQDMQVAAPRTEERPEPKVPVKSVQDIADLAQKNRDPVMRAKVRNFVRLVKIEPGRLDMRLGEGAPGSLPGELGVKLKEWTGIHWIVSLSKEEGEPTLVEAEGNARDARLVDARQDPDVAAILAQFPGAKITDVRIRAPIQEEIEETAPPSVAESSEGDILPGDDIEF, via the coding sequence ATGAGCGACACCGGAACCAACATGCCCCAGACAAATGAGCAGGGTACTGGTTACCGGGTTTTGGCGCGCAAATACCGCCCCAAGGATTTCTCCGATCTGATGGTCGGGCAGGAGCCCATGGTTCGCACGCTGACCAATGCGTTCGAAACCGGTCGTATTGCCCAGGCCTATATGCTGACCGGTGTTCGCGGTGTGGGCAAGACCACCACCGCCCGCATCCTGGCGCGTGCACTGAATTACAAGACGCCCGAGATCGACAAGCCCACCATCGACCTGCGCATTCCAGGCGAGCACTGCCAGGCGATCATGGAAGGTCGCCATGTCGACGTGATCGAGATGGACGCCGCCTCGCATACGGGCATCGACGATATTCGCGAGATCATCGAGCAGGTGCGCTATCGCCCGGTCTCTGCGCGCTACAAAGTCTACATCATCGACGAAGTGCACATGCTCTCGACGCAGGCTTTCAATGGCCTGTTGAAGACGCTGGAAGAGCCGCCGGAGCATGTGAAGTTCATCTTCGCCACCACCGAAATCCGCAAGGTTCCGATCACCGTTCTCTCACGCTGCCAGCGTTTCGATCTGCGCCGCATCAGCGCCGCAGACCTCGTCGGCCTGTTCACTGCGATCGCGTCCAAGGAAGGCTTCGAGGCCGACCCGCAGGCGCTTTCGATGATTGCGCGCGCAGCCGAAGGCTCTGCCCGTGATGGTCTCTCGCTGCTGGATCAGGCGATTGCCCATGGCAGCGGCCGCGTAGAGGCGGACGCTGTTCGCGGCATGCTCGGTCTTGCCGACCGCGCCCGCATCGTCGATCTCTTCCAGCACATCATCAAGGGCGATGTCGCTGCTGCGCTCTCGGAATTTAACGCGCAGTACGAAGCCGGAGCAAATCCGGTGGTCGTGCTGAACGATCTGGCCGATTTCACCCATCTCGTCACCCGCATGAAATACGTGCCGGATGCCGCGGAAGATCCGTCATTGTCGGAGGTCGAGCGCCTTCGCGGTACCGAATTTGCCGATAGTGTCGCCGTTTCGACCCTCTCGCGCATCTGGCAGATGCTGCTGAAGGGCATCCCTGAAACCGAGAACGCGTCCCGCCCTGCCGGTGCTGCCGAGATGGTGCTGATCCGTCTGTCGCACGCCGCCAATCTGCCTGCGCCGGAAGATGCGGCTCGCCGTCTGGAAGAACTTTCGAATGGCGCTGGCGCCGTGCCGAATGGCGGTCCCGCCGGTGGTGGTGGAAATGCCAATGGTAACGGTGGCGGCGCGCGCGCCTATGGCTCGACACAGGCTGTCGCCTCGGCGCAGACATCCCCACAGATGCAGTCGGCACCCCAGCCGACGGCCATGCTGCGCGCCGTGCCGGACAGCCGCCCGCAGGATATGCAGGTCGCAGCGCCTCGCACGGAGGAACGGCCAGAGCCCAAGGTGCCGGTCAAGTCGGTGCAGGACATTGCTGATCTGGCGCAAAAAAATCGCGATCCGGTCATGCGCGCCAAAGTTCGAAACTTCGTTCGTCTGGTAAAAATAGAGCCTGGCCGTCTTGACATGCGCCTTGGCGAAGGCGCGCCGGGCTCGCTTCCGGGCGAGCTTGGCGTGAAGCTCAAGGAATGGACGGGCATCCACTGGATCGTCAGCCTCAGCAAGGAAGAGGGCGAGCCGACGCTTGTCGAAGCGGAAGGCAATGCGCGTGACGCCCGCTTGGTCGATGCGCGCCAGGACCCGGATGTTGCGGCGATTCTCGCTCAGTTTCCCGGCGCGAAGATCACCGATGTGCGCATTCGCGCGCCGATCCAGGAAGAGATCGAAGAAACAGCGCCGCCTTCTGTTGCCGAATCCAGCGAAGGCGACATCCTTCCCGGTGACGATATCGAATTTTGA